A genomic region of Pyrus communis chromosome 14, drPyrComm1.1, whole genome shotgun sequence contains the following coding sequences:
- the LOC137716296 gene encoding uncharacterized protein gives MRPESSSSGGGGGKGGGGGGPEIESSSSANASAASTSSSSSPSPSGKRSRDPEDEVYLDNFHSHKRYLSEIMASSLNGLTVGDPLPLPDNLMESPARSDTLFYPRDEMSLQYSPMSEDSDDSRFCENPINTCSSQPDSVPSSPVSPYRYQRFPSTCPSSSHGCTVTNFNCSQPRQRGSDSEGRFPSSPSDICHSADLRRAALLRSVQMRTQPAGPPSYELEFGSGQEPVSDIEAEEQPCSYMKSLVDERDYPIAGCSSMGITEPDFKQEKSCGMLDMDVKGIDSAD, from the exons ATGCGTCCGGAGTCGAGCTCATCAGGCGGAGGCGGAGGAAAAGGAGGAGGTGGTGGCGGCCCAGAGATAGAATCTTCATCATCTGCAAATGCATCCGCTGCATCAACTTCATCGTCTTCTTCACCATCTCCATCTGGGAAGCGGAGCAGAGATCCTGAAGATGAGGTTTACCTCGACAATTTCCACTCTCACAAGCGTTATCTCAGCGAG ATTATGGCATCTAGTTTGAATGGACTCACAGTTGGAGATCCACTCCCTCTCCCTGACAATCTCATGGAATCTCCAGCAAGGTCTGATACCTTGTTTTATCCAAG GGATGAGATGTCTTTACAATATTCACCAATGTCAGAGGACTCAGATGACTCTCGATTTTGTGAGAACCCCATAAATACTTGCTCCTCCCAACCTGATAGCGTTCCCTCGAGTCCTGTCTCTCCTTATAGGTACCAAAGATTTCCTTCCACTTGTCCGAGTAGTTCACATGGCTGCACTGTCACTAATTTCAACTGCTCCCAGCCTCGTCAACGAGGCTCTGATTCAGAGGGGCGATTCCCATCATCACCTAGTGATATTTGTCACTCAGCTGACTTGAGGAGGGCTGCACTCTTGCGGTCTGTGCAAATGAGAACACAGCCTGCTGGCCCACCGTCTTATGAGTTGGAGTTTGGTTCCGGGCAAGAGCCTGTATCCGATATTGAAGCTGAAGAGCAGCCATGCTCCTACATGAAGTCTTTAGTTGATGAGAGGGACTATCCAATTGCGGGGTGTTCTTCTATGGGTATCACGGAGCCTGATTTTAAACAAGAGAAATCGTGCGGGATGTTGGATATGGATGTGAAAGGGATTGATTCTGCAGATTAA
- the LOC137715374 gene encoding uncharacterized protein produces MKYVLVTGGVVSGLGKGVTASSIGVVLKACGLRVTSIKIDPYLNTDAGTMSPFEHGEVFVLDDGGEVDLDLGNYERFLDVTLTRDNNITTGKIYQSVLEKERRGDYLGKTVQVVPHITDAIKIWIESVSVIPVDGKEGPADVCVIELGGTVGDIESMPFIEALRHLSFSVGKENFCLIHVSLIPVLGVVGEQKTKPTQHSVRELRALGLTPHLLACRSAEPLLENTKQKLSQFCHVAAGNILNIHDVPNIWHIPLLLRNQNAHHSILQQLNLLSIAMPPDLRDWTKMAETYDNLTNSVRIAMVGKYVGLTDSYLSVVKALLHACVACSLKPSIDWIAASDLEDDSAKLIPEAHAAAWETLKNAACVLVPGGFGDRGVRGMILAAKYARENNVPYLGICLGMQISVIEFARSVLDLESADSTEFDPQTPNPVVIFMPEGSRTHMGSTMRLGSRRTLFQAPDCITSKLYHNSEYVDERHRHRYEVNPDVIRVLEEAGLKFVGKDDSGRRMEILELPSHPFYVGVQFHPEFKSRPGRPSPLFLGLVLAATGQLETYLDENQNTSSPDH; encoded by the exons ATGAAGTACGTGTTGGTTACAGGCGGGGTGGTCAGTGGGCTGGGCAAAGGCGTCACCGCCAGCAGCATCGGCGTCGTCCTCAAAGCCTGTGGCCTCCGCGTCACCTCCATCAAAATCG ATCCATACTTGAACACAGATGCTGGCACCATGTCTCCCTTTGAGCACGGTGAGGTTTTTGTTCTTGACGACGGCGGAGAG GTTGATTTGGACCTCGGCAACTATGAACGCTTCCTAGATGTAACTCTTACTAGGGATAACAACATTACCACTGGCAAGATATATCAG TCTGTCCTTGAGAAGGAGCGGAGAGGTGATTACCTTGGCAAAACTGTTCAG GTGGTTCCACACATAACTGATGCCATTAAGATATGGATAGAATCTGTTTCAGTCATTCCTGTGGATGGAAAAGAGGGCCCTGCAGATGTTTGTGTGATAGAGTTGGGAGGGACTGTGG gTGACATTGAATCAATGCCATTCATTGAGGCTCTACGCCATTTGTCCTTTTCAGTTG GGAAAGAGAACTTCTGTCTTATTCATGTGAGCCTGATACCAGTACTGGGTGTTGTTGGAGAGCAA AAAACAAAGCCTACGCAACATAGTGTGCGGGAACTAAGAGCATTAGGCTTGACTCCTCATCTATTAGCATGTCGCTCTGCGGAG CCTTTGCTGGAAAATACTAAGCAGAAACTTTCACAATTTTGTCATGTTGCA GCTGGTAATATTCTTAATATCCATGATGTACCAAACATATGGCACATTCCTCTCTTACTTAGG AATCAAAACGCTCATCATTCAATTCTTCAACAACTAAATCTACTAAG CATTGCCATGCCTCCTGATTTAAGAGATTGGACCAAGATGGCAGAGACTTACGATAACCTCACCAATTCT GTGAGGATTGCCATGGTGGGGAAGTATGTGGGCCTTACAGATTCGTACTTGTCTGTAGTAAAG GCCCTTCTGCATGCTTGTGTTGCTTGTTCTTTAAAGCCATCAATTGACTGGATTGCTGCTTCTGACCTTGAAGATGATAGTGCCAAACTG ATACCAGAAGCACATGCTGCTGCATGGGAGACCCTAAAG AATGCAGCATGTGTCTTGGTCCCTGGTGGATTTGGAGATCGTGGTGTGAGAGGTATGATATTAGCTGCAAAGTATGCCAGAGAGAACAATGTTCCTTATCTCGGGATTTGTTTGGGCATGCAGATTTCAGTGATTGAATTTGCGAGATCT gTTTTGGATTTAGAAAGTGCAGACAGCACAGAGTTTGATCCACAGACACCGAATCCTGTTGTAATTTTTATGCCTGAG GGATCAAGAACTCACATGGGAAGCACAATGAGACTGGGATCCAGAAGAACACTTTTCCAAGCTCCTGACTGCATTACTTCAAAGCT GTACCATAACTCAGAGTATGTGGATGAACGCCACCGGCACAGATATGAG GTGAACCCAGATGTTATTAGAGTTCTTGAAGAAGCTGGCCTGAAATTTGTGGGGAAGGATGACAGTGGGAGACGAATGGAG ATTTTAGAGCTTCCAAGTCATCCATTCTATGTAGGAGTGCAGTTTCATCCAGAATTTAAATCACGGCCTGGGAGGCCCTCTCCTCTATTTTTAG GTCTGGTCTTGGCAGCAACGGGACAGTTGGAAACATATCTTGATGAGAATCAAAATACAAGTTCTCCAGATCATTAG
- the LOC137714684 gene encoding uncharacterized protein yields MTMMKMSKKKSSKGNDDDVGRPRPTHRAWKLLRLALLWARKGGVFRRRLMMELRVVPKLLKSSLAHMLMQQQQQQQYYFERQLSFDKTPIFPTLKTKSSCSRSSSMRFINIPCLNPPSVLDYFDDDQVDMIINNHEEESEDRRNCYYDDDEDDDSTARQSFLIKCDEDDDGRDIIQDDEEKKFPLSPASASNNNNMYEEEEEELEESVDIKADEFIAKFYQQMKLQRQISYLHYTQNLTC; encoded by the coding sequence ATGACAATGATGAAGATGTCGAAGAAGAAATCATCAAAGGGTAATGATGATGATGTCGGTCGACCAAGACCAACACATAGAGCGTGGAAGCTGCTGCGTCTGGCATTGCTTTGGGCAAGAAAAGGCGGTGTTTTCAGGCGACGCCTCATGATGGAACTGCGCGTGGTCCCCAAGTTGCTCAAGAGTAGCCTCGCCCACATGCTTAtgcagcagcaacagcagcagcagtatTACTTTGAGCGGCAGCTGTCGTTCGACAAGACCCCCATTTTCCCCACCCTCAAAACGAAATCCAGCTGCTCCCGCTCCTCCTCCATGCGCTTCATTAACATCCCTTGCTTAAACCCACCATCAGTACTTGATTATTTTGATGATGATCAAGTCGACATGATCATCAATAACCATGAAGAAGAATCAGAGGATCGCCGCAACTGCTactatgatgatgatgaggatgatgatagTACTGCAAGGCAGAGCTTTCTTATCAAATGcgatgaggatgatgatggcCGTGATATTATTCAGGATGATGAGGAAAAAAAGTTTCCTCTTTCTCCAGCATCAgcttccaataataataatatgtacgaggaggaagaggaggagttGGAGGAATCGGTTGATATAAAGGCAGATGAGTTCATAGCTAAGTTTTACCAGCAAATGAAGCTCCAAAGACAGATTTCATACCTACACTACACTCAGAACCTCACATGTTAA
- the LOC137714685 gene encoding uncharacterized protein gives MANLAKLDFAALGITGKNYLTWVLDTKIYLESRNLGDTIREENNSSSQDWAKAMIFIRRHLDEGLKSDEDPLALWKALRNRYNHQTMMKLCGDTITEEDMLEKTFSIFHASNVLLQEQYRARCFTEYNQLIYVLLVAEQNNELLMKNH, from the exons atggcgaacttggcaAAGCTTGATTTTGCTGCCTTAGGCATTACTGGGAAGAATTACCTTACCTGGGTACTGGATACTAAGATCTATCTAGAATCAAGgaatcttggagataccatTAGGGAAGAAAACAACTCATCCTCTCAAGATTGGGCAAAGGCTATGATCTTTATTCGTCGCCATCTTGATGAAGGACTAAAGAGCGATGAAGATCCGTTAGCTCTCTGGAAGGCATTaagaaacagatacaatcaccagacaaTG ATGAAGCTCTGTGGGGATACCATTactgaggaagatatgctggaaaagactttcagcaTATTTCATGCCTCTAACGTGCTCCTGCAGGAACAATATAGAGCGCGATGCTTCACTGaatacaaccagctgatataTGTGCTCTTGGTagctgaacaaaacaatgagctcttgatgaaaaatcattaa